One part of the Melospiza melodia melodia isolate bMelMel2 chromosome 3, bMelMel2.pri, whole genome shotgun sequence genome encodes these proteins:
- the ABCC10 gene encoding ATP-binding cassette sub-family C member 10 isoform X2, protein MENILASLCGTSPEDPLPVWVRGSVGHCFNQLTLSVIPHVILAVVSACFLGTPRSGSGVPCRPSWGWRIAASFVLAGLFLADTIPATISQQELGPVYLEVLANGTATLAWLVHGFALLMLHRSIHSFTRGPAALALLTLLPLPSSIITLLWYCHSGTAWSPAHPGASARFAILCLQLASMLAYVVSYLFPTAARQDFLSINRSWQEDQPVSAPGIPVPDQQRVAEDGESLLSRFFYTWMNPLMKRGYQHKLNQPQDVYVLPHQLQAARVCDRFYSCWQKKAALQQAEEETESLTSPIIAGDDGSSDAPDSSYHAQKAVRLLSVLHAAFGLRFYTLGLLKLADSLLGFSGPLLLNLLVNFMESRQEPLSHGILYALGLFAGSFLGALLRSQFSFHELWSLPVQLGVTLYLLYEQVGIAFLGGVALALLLVPINKIIANRIMVNNQEMLKHKDTRVKLMTEFLCGIRVIKFYAWEQHFSARIKSCRAKELQKLRAISYLDALCVYLWAALPVVISIAIFVTYVLLGNQLTATKVFTALALVGMLILPLNSFPWVLNGILEAKVSLDRIQQFFELMDQDLEAYYALDSPSDTATAMEIQCADFSWVPAEEESTRQPSSTGSLQLHIENLSVRKGMLLGVVGKVGSGKSSLLAAITGELIKQGGRVYVCDLEQGFGLATQEPWIQFTTVRKNILFGREYDARLFEEVLEACALSEDLNILPAGDQTEVGENGVTLSGGQKARIALARAVYQEKELYLLDDPLAAVDADVAKHIMWKCIFGVLKHKTRVLCTHRTEFLEKADALLLMDNGRIVKTGTPADILPLVEAFPKFKDTDKRDKDKAPNEQGREEAIKTEAEEPTQNHNLIHKEEEKKEGAVAFQVYKAYWMAMGSCLAISILFSLFLMQASRNISDWWLSYWISSISQTANTSVMACSASLPSPELLLFSTAGLVSPIQDLDKTPAPPNGSVDVNFYLIVYGSIAGANSLFTIIRAFLFAYGALRAASVIHNRLLQRVLKATVTFFDSTPTGRILNRFSSDLYCVDDSLPFILNIFLANIYGLLGMLVIMTYGLPWIGLVLLPLAVVYFFVQRYYRFTSRELKRLHSITLSPIYTHFSETLSGLSTIRAMRATKRFELENQLHLEQNQRCLFASKTVMEWLDIRLQMIGVAVVTAIAGISIIQHQKQLGNPGLVGLALSYALSVTHLLSGLIDSFTHTEMMMVSVERTEEYTTDIPMEPQDKLVQVSADWPSKGLVEFQQVVLVYRPGLPNALDGVSFTVYPGEKLGIVGRTGSGKSTLFLALFRMVEMKSGQILLDGVDSQLVGLEELRSRLAIIPQDPFLFSGSIRENLDPQGKRTDAELQEVLEQCHLWDAVTQMGGLDSELGERGRSLSVGQRQLVCLARALLTQAKVLCIDEATASVDQQTDQLLQQTIRQRFADKTVLTIAHRLNTILDSDRVLVMQAGRVAELDSPARLSQKDGSLFQHLLHSRQQ, encoded by the exons ATGGAGAACATCCTGGCTAGCTTGTGTGGGACCAGTCCAGAAGATCCACTCCCTGTGTGGGTTCGTGGCAGCGTTGGCCATTGCTTTAACCAGCTGACACTAAGTGTGATTCCTCATGTGATCCTTGCAGTGGTCAGTGCCTGCTTCCTTGGCACTCCGAG GTCTGGCTCTGGTGTGCCTTGCAGGCCAAGCTGGGGGTGGAGAATCGCTGCCTCCTTTGTACTTGCTGGCTTGTTCCTTGCTGACACCATCCCAGCCACCAtttcccagcaggagctgggccctGTGTACCTGGAAGTGCTGGCTAATGGCACCGCTACCCTGGCATGGCTGGTGCACGGCTTCGCTCTTCTCATGCTCCACAGATCCATTCACAGCTTTACCAggggccctgcagccctggctctccTCACTCTCTTGCCCCTACCTTCCTCCATCATCACCCTGCTGTGGTACTGCCACAGTGGGACAGCTTGGTCCCCTGCCCACCCCGGTGCCTCCGCCAGGTTCGCCATCCTGTGTCTGCAGCTGGCCTCTATGCTTGCCTACGTGGTCAGCTACCTCTTCCCCACTGCTGCCAGGCAAGACTTCCTCTCCATCAATCGCTCCTGGCAAGAGGACCAGCCCGTCTCAGCGCCAGGGATCCCTGTGCCTGACCAGCAGAGAGTGGCAGAGGATGGTGAGAGCTTGCTCTCCCGCTTCTTTTACACCTGGATGAACCCCCTTATGAAGCGTGGCTACCAGCACAAGCTGAACCAGCCACAGGACGTCTATGTGCTTCCTCACCAGCTCCAGGCTGCCCGGGTCTGCGACCGGTTCTACTCTTGCTGGCAGAAGAAGGCAGCTCTTCAGCAAGcagaggaggagacagagtctCTTACCAGCCCAATCATTGCTGGAGATGATGGGAGCAGTGATGCTCCAGACAGCTCATACCATGCCCAGAAAGCTGTGCGCCTCCTGTCAGTCCTTCACGCCGCCTTCGGGCTTCGTTTCTACACCCTTGGACTTCTCAAGCTGGCTGACAGTCTGCTGGGTTTTTCAGGTCCTCTGCTTCTGAACTTGCTGGTGAACTTCATGGAGTCACGGCAGGAGCCCCTGAGCCACGGGATTCTGTATGCCCTTGGGCTCTTTGCTGGCTCCTTCCTGGGCGCTCTCCTGCGGAGCCAGTTCAG CTTCCATGAGTTGTGGAGCCTGCCTGTCCAGCTTGGCGTTACCCTCTACCTCCTGTACGAGCAAGTGGGGATAGCCTTCCTGGGAGGCGTagccctggcgctgctgctggtGCCCATCAACAAGATCATAGCTAACCGCATCATGGTGAACAACCAGGAGATGCTGAAGCACAAGGACACACGGGTCAAG CTAATGACAGAGTTCCTGTGTGGCATTCGGGTGATCAAGTTTTACGCCTGGGAGCAGCACTTCAGCGCCAGGATAAAATCCTGCCGGGCTAAAGAGCTGCAGAAGCTGCGGGCCATCAGTTACCTGGATGCTTTGTGCGTGTACCTGTGGGCAGCACTCCCTGTTGTTATCTCCATTGCCATCTTTGTCACCTATGTCCTGTTGGGTAACCAGCTCACTGCCACAAAG GTGTTCACAGCATTGGCCCTTGTTGGGATGCTTATTCTACCCCTCAACAGCTTCCCATGGGTGCTGAATGGGATCTTGGAGGCCAAAGTTTCCCTGGATCGAATCCAGCAATTCTTTGAACTCATGGACCAGGACCTGGAAGCTTATTATGCCCTAG ATAGCCCTTCAGATACTGCTACTGCCATGGAGATACAATGTGCAGACTTCTCATGGGTGCCAGCTGAGGAGGAGAGCACCAGGCAGCCTTCATCCACAGGCAGTCTGCAACTGCACATTGAGAACCTGTCAGTGAGAAAG GGAATGCTCCTAGGCGTTGTTGGGAAGGTTGGCTCTGGCAAAAGCTCTCTGCTTGCAGCCATCACTGGAGAGCTCATTAA ACAAGGTGGACGAGTGTATGTTTGTGACCTGGAGCAAGGATTTGGTCTGGCCACCCAGGAGCCTTGGATACAGTTTACCACTGTCCGCAAAAACATCCTTTTTGGGCGGGAATATGATGCCAGGCTGTTCGAGGAGGTGCTGGAGGCCTGTGCCCTCTCTGAGGATCTAAAT ATTTTACCAGCAGGTGACCAGACAGAGGTGGGTGAAAATGGTGTGACACTCAGTGGGGGACAGAAGGCTCGAATAGCCCTTGCCAGAGCTGTTTACCAG GAGAAAGAACTTTACCTCCTTGATGATCCCCTGGCTGCTGTTGATGCAGATGTAGCCAAACACATTATGTGGAAATGCATTTTCGGAGTTCTCAAACATAAGACCAGGGTCCTTTGCACTCACAGGACAGAGTTTTTGGAGAAGGCCGATGCCTTGTTGCTGATGGACAATGGCAGGATAGTTAAGACAG GCACACCAGCTGATATCCTGCCACTTGTTGAAGCCTTTCCCAAGTTCAAGGATACAGACAAGAGGGATAAGGATAAAG CCCCTAATGAACAGGGACGGGAAGAGGCCATAAAGACAGAGGCAGAAGAACCAACCCAAAACCATAATCTCATCCacaaggaggaagagaagaaagaagGGGCAGTGGCTTTTCAGGTGTACAAGGCCTATTGGATGGCAATGGGCAGCTGCTTAGCAATATCAATCCTCTTCTCACTGTTCCTGATGCAAG CATCCAGAAATATCTCAGATTGGTGGCTGTCATACTGGATCTCCAGCATATCCCAGACAGCAAATACCTCTGTGATGGCCTGCTCAGCTTCCCTGCCTTCCCCAGAGCTGCTTCTCTTCTCCACTGCTGGGCTTGT TTCCCCCATTCAAGATCTGGACAagaccccagcccctcccaatgGCTCAGTGGATGTGAATTTCTACCTGATAGTTTATGGGAGCATTGCAGGGGCCAATTCCCTGTTCACCATTATTCGGGCGTTCCTCTTTGCTTATGGTGCTCTCCGGGCTGCCTCTGTCATCCACAACCGCCTGCTCCAAAGGGTTCTAAAG GCCACAGTCACCTTCTTTGACAGCACTCCAACAGGCCGCATCCTGAACCGCTTCTCCTCAGACCTGTACTGTGTGGATGACAGCCTGCCATTCATCCTCAACATCTTCCTAGCCAACATCTATGGGCTCTTGGGCATGCTGGTGATAATGACCTATGGCCTCCCTTGGATTGGTCTGGTCTTGCTCCCTCTGGCTGTAGTCTACTTCTTCGTCCAGCGCTATTACCGATTCACATCGCGGGAGCTGAAGCGCCTGCACAGCATCACCCTGTCTCCCATTTACACCCACTTCTCTGAGACCCTCTCGGGACTGAGCACCATCAGAGCCATGCGGGCAACAAAGAG GTTTGAGCTGGAGAATCAGCTGCATCTGGAGCAGAACCAGCGCTGTCTCTTTGCCAGCAAAACAGTGATGGAGTGGCTGGACATCCGCTTGCAGATGATTGGGGTTGCTGTGGTTACTGCTATAGCAGGGATTTCCATCATCCAGCACCAGAAGCAGCTGGGAAATCCAG gacttgtgggCCTGGCACTGTCATATGCCCTGTCTGTCACACACCTGCTCTCAGGCCTCATTGACAGTTTCACTCACACAGAGATGATGATGGTGAGTGTGGAGCGGACAGAGGAGTACACCACAGACATCCCCATGGAGCCTCAGGATAAATTGGTCCAG GTTTCTGCTGACTGGCCAAGCAAGGGGCTTGTGGAGTTCCAGCAGGTGGTCCTGGTGTACAGACCAGGCTTGCCTAATGCACTTGATGGTGTGAGCTTCACTGTTTACCCTGGAGAGAAGCTGGGCATTGTGGGTCGCACAGGCTCTGGGAAATCCACCCTTTTCTTGGCCCTTTTCCGTATGGTGGAGATGAAATCAGGCCAGATTCTCCTCGATGGTGTTGACAGCCAGCTGGTGGGCTTGGAGGAGCTGAG ATCCAGGCTGGCCATCATCCCTCAGGATCCATTTTTGTTCAGTGGCTCAATCAGAGAAAACCTGGATCCCCAGGGAAAGCGGACGGATGCTGAGCTCCAGGAGGTGCTGGAGCAGTGCCACCTGTGGGATGCTGTTACTCAGATGG
- the ABCC10 gene encoding ATP-binding cassette sub-family C member 10 isoform X3, translating to MENILASLCGTSPEDPLPVWVRGSVGHCFNQLTLSVIPHVILAVVSACFLGTPRSGSGVPCRPSWGWRIAASFVLAGLFLADTIPATISQQELGPVYLEVLANGTATLAWLVHGFALLMLHRSIHSFTRGPAALALLTLLPLPSSIITLLWYCHSGTAWSPAHPGASARFAILCLQLASMLAYVVSYLFPTAARQDFLSINRSWQEDQPVSAPGIPVPDQQRVAEDGESLLSRFFYTWMNPLMKRGYQHKLNQPQDVYVLPHQLQAARVCDRFYSCWQKKAALQQAEEETESLTSPIIAGDDGSSDAPDSSYHAQKAVRLLSVLHAAFGLRFYTLGLLKLADSLLGFSGPLLLNLLVNFMESRQEPLSHGILYALGLFAGSFLGALLRSQFRYEMNKVALMVRAAVISAVYRKALRVSGTSLARFTVGEIVNFMSTDTDRLVNFCYSFHELWSLPVQLGVTLYLLYEQVGIAFLGGVALALLLVPINKIIANRIMVNNQEMLKHKDTRVKLMTEFLCGIRVIKFYAWEQHFSARIKSCRAKELQKLRAISYLDALCVYLWAALPVVISIAIFVTYVLLGNQLTATKVFTALALVGMLILPLNSFPWVLNGILEAKVSLDRIQQFFELMDQDLEAYYALDSPSDTATAMEIQCADFSWVPAEEESTRQPSSTGSLQLHIENLSVRKGMLLGVVGKVGSGKSSLLAAITGELIKQGGRVYVCDLEQGFGLATQEPWIQFTTVRKNILFGREYDARLFEEVLEACALSEDLNILPAGDQTEVGENGVTLSGGQKARIALARAVYQEKELYLLDDPLAAVDADVAKHIMWKCIFGVLKHKTRVLCTHRTEFLEKADALLLMDNGRIVKTGTPADILPLVEAFPKFKDTDKRDKDKAPNEQGREEAIKTEAEEPTQNHNLIHKEEEKKEGAVAFQVYKAYWMAMGSCLAISILFSLFLMQASRNISDWWLSYWISSISQTANTSVMACSASLPSPELLLFSTAGLVSPIQDLDKTPAPPNGSVDVNFYLIVYGSIAGANSLFTIIRAFLFAYGALRAASVIHNRLLQRVLKATVTFFDSTPTGRILNRFSSDLYCVDDSLPFILNIFLANIYGLLGMLVIMTYGLPWIGLVLLPLAVVYFFVQRYYRFTSRELKRLHSITLSPIYTHFSETLSGLSTIRAMRATKRFELENQLHLEQNQRCLFASKTVMEWLDIRLQMIGVAVVTAIAGISIIQHQKQLGNPGLVGLALSYALSVTHLLSGLIDSFTHTEMMMVSVERTEEYTTDIPMEPQDKLVQVSADWPSKGLVEFQQVVLVYRPGLPNALDGVSFTVYPGEKLGIVGRTGSGKSTLFLALFRMVEMKSGQILLDGVDSQLVGLEELRSRLAIIPQDPFLFSGSIRENLDPQGKRTDAELQEVLEQCHLWDAVTQMGGLDSELGERGRSLSVGQRQLVCLARALLTQAKVLCIDEATASVDQQTDQLLQQTIRQRFADKTVLTIAHRLNTILDSDRVLVMQAGRVAELDSPARLSQKDGSLFQHLLHSRQQ from the exons ATGGAGAACATCCTGGCTAGCTTGTGTGGGACCAGTCCAGAAGATCCACTCCCTGTGTGGGTTCGTGGCAGCGTTGGCCATTGCTTTAACCAGCTGACACTAAGTGTGATTCCTCATGTGATCCTTGCAGTGGTCAGTGCCTGCTTCCTTGGCACTCCGAG GTCTGGCTCTGGTGTGCCTTGCAGGCCAAGCTGGGGGTGGAGAATCGCTGCCTCCTTTGTACTTGCTGGCTTGTTCCTTGCTGACACCATCCCAGCCACCAtttcccagcaggagctgggccctGTGTACCTGGAAGTGCTGGCTAATGGCACCGCTACCCTGGCATGGCTGGTGCACGGCTTCGCTCTTCTCATGCTCCACAGATCCATTCACAGCTTTACCAggggccctgcagccctggctctccTCACTCTCTTGCCCCTACCTTCCTCCATCATCACCCTGCTGTGGTACTGCCACAGTGGGACAGCTTGGTCCCCTGCCCACCCCGGTGCCTCCGCCAGGTTCGCCATCCTGTGTCTGCAGCTGGCCTCTATGCTTGCCTACGTGGTCAGCTACCTCTTCCCCACTGCTGCCAGGCAAGACTTCCTCTCCATCAATCGCTCCTGGCAAGAGGACCAGCCCGTCTCAGCGCCAGGGATCCCTGTGCCTGACCAGCAGAGAGTGGCAGAGGATGGTGAGAGCTTGCTCTCCCGCTTCTTTTACACCTGGATGAACCCCCTTATGAAGCGTGGCTACCAGCACAAGCTGAACCAGCCACAGGACGTCTATGTGCTTCCTCACCAGCTCCAGGCTGCCCGGGTCTGCGACCGGTTCTACTCTTGCTGGCAGAAGAAGGCAGCTCTTCAGCAAGcagaggaggagacagagtctCTTACCAGCCCAATCATTGCTGGAGATGATGGGAGCAGTGATGCTCCAGACAGCTCATACCATGCCCAGAAAGCTGTGCGCCTCCTGTCAGTCCTTCACGCCGCCTTCGGGCTTCGTTTCTACACCCTTGGACTTCTCAAGCTGGCTGACAGTCTGCTGGGTTTTTCAGGTCCTCTGCTTCTGAACTTGCTGGTGAACTTCATGGAGTCACGGCAGGAGCCCCTGAGCCACGGGATTCTGTATGCCCTTGGGCTCTTTGCTGGCTCCTTCCTGGGCGCTCTCCTGCGGAGCCAGTTCAGGTACGAGATGAACAAGGTGGCGCTGATGGTGCGGGCCGCCGTCATCTCCGCCGTCTACCGCAAGGCTCTGCGCGTCAGCGGCACCAGCCTTGCCCGCTTCACTGTGGGGGAAATTGTCAACTTCATGAGCACGGACACCGATAGGTTGGTCAACTTCTGCTACAGCTTCCATGAGTTGTGGAGCCTGCCTGTCCAGCTTGGCGTTACCCTCTACCTCCTGTACGAGCAAGTGGGGATAGCCTTCCTGGGAGGCGTagccctggcgctgctgctggtGCCCATCAACAAGATCATAGCTAACCGCATCATGGTGAACAACCAGGAGATGCTGAAGCACAAGGACACACGGGTCAAG CTAATGACAGAGTTCCTGTGTGGCATTCGGGTGATCAAGTTTTACGCCTGGGAGCAGCACTTCAGCGCCAGGATAAAATCCTGCCGGGCTAAAGAGCTGCAGAAGCTGCGGGCCATCAGTTACCTGGATGCTTTGTGCGTGTACCTGTGGGCAGCACTCCCTGTTGTTATCTCCATTGCCATCTTTGTCACCTATGTCCTGTTGGGTAACCAGCTCACTGCCACAAAG GTGTTCACAGCATTGGCCCTTGTTGGGATGCTTATTCTACCCCTCAACAGCTTCCCATGGGTGCTGAATGGGATCTTGGAGGCCAAAGTTTCCCTGGATCGAATCCAGCAATTCTTTGAACTCATGGACCAGGACCTGGAAGCTTATTATGCCCTAG ATAGCCCTTCAGATACTGCTACTGCCATGGAGATACAATGTGCAGACTTCTCATGGGTGCCAGCTGAGGAGGAGAGCACCAGGCAGCCTTCATCCACAGGCAGTCTGCAACTGCACATTGAGAACCTGTCAGTGAGAAAG GGAATGCTCCTAGGCGTTGTTGGGAAGGTTGGCTCTGGCAAAAGCTCTCTGCTTGCAGCCATCACTGGAGAGCTCATTAA ACAAGGTGGACGAGTGTATGTTTGTGACCTGGAGCAAGGATTTGGTCTGGCCACCCAGGAGCCTTGGATACAGTTTACCACTGTCCGCAAAAACATCCTTTTTGGGCGGGAATATGATGCCAGGCTGTTCGAGGAGGTGCTGGAGGCCTGTGCCCTCTCTGAGGATCTAAAT ATTTTACCAGCAGGTGACCAGACAGAGGTGGGTGAAAATGGTGTGACACTCAGTGGGGGACAGAAGGCTCGAATAGCCCTTGCCAGAGCTGTTTACCAG GAGAAAGAACTTTACCTCCTTGATGATCCCCTGGCTGCTGTTGATGCAGATGTAGCCAAACACATTATGTGGAAATGCATTTTCGGAGTTCTCAAACATAAGACCAGGGTCCTTTGCACTCACAGGACAGAGTTTTTGGAGAAGGCCGATGCCTTGTTGCTGATGGACAATGGCAGGATAGTTAAGACAG GCACACCAGCTGATATCCTGCCACTTGTTGAAGCCTTTCCCAAGTTCAAGGATACAGACAAGAGGGATAAGGATAAAG CCCCTAATGAACAGGGACGGGAAGAGGCCATAAAGACAGAGGCAGAAGAACCAACCCAAAACCATAATCTCATCCacaaggaggaagagaagaaagaagGGGCAGTGGCTTTTCAGGTGTACAAGGCCTATTGGATGGCAATGGGCAGCTGCTTAGCAATATCAATCCTCTTCTCACTGTTCCTGATGCAAG CATCCAGAAATATCTCAGATTGGTGGCTGTCATACTGGATCTCCAGCATATCCCAGACAGCAAATACCTCTGTGATGGCCTGCTCAGCTTCCCTGCCTTCCCCAGAGCTGCTTCTCTTCTCCACTGCTGGGCTTGT TTCCCCCATTCAAGATCTGGACAagaccccagcccctcccaatgGCTCAGTGGATGTGAATTTCTACCTGATAGTTTATGGGAGCATTGCAGGGGCCAATTCCCTGTTCACCATTATTCGGGCGTTCCTCTTTGCTTATGGTGCTCTCCGGGCTGCCTCTGTCATCCACAACCGCCTGCTCCAAAGGGTTCTAAAG GCCACAGTCACCTTCTTTGACAGCACTCCAACAGGCCGCATCCTGAACCGCTTCTCCTCAGACCTGTACTGTGTGGATGACAGCCTGCCATTCATCCTCAACATCTTCCTAGCCAACATCTATGGGCTCTTGGGCATGCTGGTGATAATGACCTATGGCCTCCCTTGGATTGGTCTGGTCTTGCTCCCTCTGGCTGTAGTCTACTTCTTCGTCCAGCGCTATTACCGATTCACATCGCGGGAGCTGAAGCGCCTGCACAGCATCACCCTGTCTCCCATTTACACCCACTTCTCTGAGACCCTCTCGGGACTGAGCACCATCAGAGCCATGCGGGCAACAAAGAG GTTTGAGCTGGAGAATCAGCTGCATCTGGAGCAGAACCAGCGCTGTCTCTTTGCCAGCAAAACAGTGATGGAGTGGCTGGACATCCGCTTGCAGATGATTGGGGTTGCTGTGGTTACTGCTATAGCAGGGATTTCCATCATCCAGCACCAGAAGCAGCTGGGAAATCCAG gacttgtgggCCTGGCACTGTCATATGCCCTGTCTGTCACACACCTGCTCTCAGGCCTCATTGACAGTTTCACTCACACAGAGATGATGATGGTGAGTGTGGAGCGGACAGAGGAGTACACCACAGACATCCCCATGGAGCCTCAGGATAAATTGGTCCAG GTTTCTGCTGACTGGCCAAGCAAGGGGCTTGTGGAGTTCCAGCAGGTGGTCCTGGTGTACAGACCAGGCTTGCCTAATGCACTTGATGGTGTGAGCTTCACTGTTTACCCTGGAGAGAAGCTGGGCATTGTGGGTCGCACAGGCTCTGGGAAATCCACCCTTTTCTTGGCCCTTTTCCGTATGGTGGAGATGAAATCAGGCCAGATTCTCCTCGATGGTGTTGACAGCCAGCTGGTGGGCTTGGAGGAGCTGAG ATCCAGGCTGGCCATCATCCCTCAGGATCCATTTTTGTTCAGTGGCTCAATCAGAGAAAACCTGGATCCCCAGGGAAAGCGGACGGATGCTGAGCTCCAGGAGGTGCTGGAGCAGTGCCACCTGTGGGATGCTGTTACTCAGATGG